The Herminiimonas arsenitoxidans sequence TAACCGGGTCCAGCACCAGACTGGCTTGCGCGAAGTAGGTCTTCGCGTTCTCGGCGATTTGCTCTTTCGTCAATGGCGGACGCGTAATGTTGCGGCCCGACGGATCGCCGATCATCGACGTAAAGTCGCCGATCAGGAAAATGACTTGATGGCCTAGATCTTGCAACTGACGCATCTTGTTGAGTACGACTGTGTGTCCCAAGTGCAAATCTGGTGCAGTTGGGTCCAAGCCGAGCTTGATGCGTAAAGGCTTGCCAGTTTGTTCAGACCGCGCCAGCTTCTGCGCGAACTCTGATTCGATTAACAATTCTTCAACGCCGCGCTTAGCGACCGTCATAGCCTCTTGAACTGCGTCGGAGAGAGGCAATTGCACCGCTTTGCTGCTAGAAGAAACGTCCATATCGGGAAATAAATTGTAATAAAAGGGGGTAAGAAAAACAGAACTCGGTACAATGCTTTTTAAATTAAATTCCAGCCACTCTAACCTTGCCGTTCAATCAACTAATAAAAGCACAAGAAATAGATACCGAACAAGCGGCAGATTTTAACTTATTGCATGTTCACATTAAATAAATTACTTAACGCAAGCTCAGCTAGCAAAAAACTACTACTCGGATCTTCTCGCAAAACTCGTATCGTTTCAGCCTCCGCGCTGTTATTGGCGGTGTGTGCGTTTGGTGCCGCAGGTGTGGCGCCTATGGCCCCCGATGCGGATGATATCCCGGTTAAATCCATCACGCAGGAATTGAAGCTGCCGCATCTGGCCGACCAGATCGCCGCGCTCGACGACCTCCAGCAAAACTACATCAGCGAAGAACGCGTACGTTCCGGCGATACACTCGCCACTCTGCTCGACCGCCTTGGTGTGGAAGATGCCGACGCTACAGCCTTCATTAAATCCGATGCGATCGCACGCAACGTGATGCAATTGAAAGCCGGCAAGCGCGTACAGGCACAAACCACCGAAGAAGGCGATCTGAACTGGCTCAGCAGCACAGTCGGCAGTGGCGCCGGCAATCTGAAGAATCTCGTCATCAAACGCGAAGGCAACGGTTTCAAGGCAACCGAAACGCCTATCGCGATGGAACGACGCATAGAAATGCGTTCCGGCGAAATCAAATCATCGCTGTTCGCCGCAACCGACGCCGCACAAATTCCAGACAACGTTGCTTCGCAAATCGTCGATATGTTCTCCACCAACATCGACTTCGGTTCCGATCTGCGTCGTGGCGACCGCTTCAATGTCGTGTACGAAACATTCTGGCAAAACGGTGAATACGTCTACGCCGGTCGCGTACTCGCAGGCGAATTCATGAACGGCCCGTCGACTTATCAATCGGTCTGGTTTGAAGATCCTAGCGTTGCGCAAAGCGGCGGCTACTATGGCTTCGACGGCAAATCGTTAAAGAAGGCCTTCCTGAAATCGCCGCTTGAGTTCTCGCGTATTTCATCTGGTTTCTCAGTGCGTAAGCATCCCATTTCCGGTTTGTGGAAAGCACATAAAGGCGTCGATTTCGCAGCAGCTATCGGCACACCTATCCGCGCATCCGGCGATGGCGTGATCGATTT is a genomic window containing:
- a CDS encoding M23 family metallopeptidase; protein product: MFTLNKLLNASSASKKLLLGSSRKTRIVSASALLLAVCAFGAAGVAPMAPDADDIPVKSITQELKLPHLADQIAALDDLQQNYISEERVRSGDTLATLLDRLGVEDADATAFIKSDAIARNVMQLKAGKRVQAQTTEEGDLNWLSSTVGSGAGNLKNLVIKREGNGFKATETPIAMERRIEMRSGEIKSSLFAATDAAQIPDNVASQIVDMFSTNIDFGSDLRRGDRFNVVYETFWQNGEYVYAGRVLAGEFMNGPSTYQSVWFEDPSVAQSGGYYGFDGKSLKKAFLKSPLEFSRISSGFSVRKHPISGLWKAHKGVDFAAAIGTPIRASGDGVIDFAGTQRGYGNVVVIKHWSKYSTAYAHMSRFATNLRKGTKVSQGQVIGYVGMTGWSTGPHLHYEFRVNNEARDPLSVDIPNAQPLAAAQMQKFRAVAADMSHRFALLTPENSNSRLALK